The Pyxidicoccus trucidator genomic interval GCTTCGAGAACGACGTCCATGCGGAGGTGAAGGGCGAGGGCCGACTGGAGTTCGTGGACACGCCGAAGGTCGACGGGACGTACCGCGCGCGGCTGACCGGCCTGAAGGATGACACCGAGGTGCTGGTGTACGTGACGGGCACTCCCGTCGCGCAGGGGCCGGTGACGAAGCTGGAGCCGGTGAAGCCCGGCGAGGACAAGCCGACCGACGGCGGCACCGGGCCGGGCCCGACGCCGGGCCCCGGCGGGTGCGGCTGCAGGCGGATGTCCTCGGGCGGAATGCTGGGGGCCATGGGCCTGCTCATGCTGGGCTTCATCTCCCGCCGGAGGGGACGCCGCGACGATGAGTGAGGGGGCGCGGGTGGGACGCACAATCATCGGGAAGCTGCGGCTGCGCGGGGCGGACCTTGAGCCGCTCTCCGCGCGGCTGCGGCTGGAGTCCCTGTTGAGCGGCGCCCACCTCGTGCCCCTGGGGCTGCCGCCCTCGGCCACCGTGTGCATCCGCCGGCTGATGGACCCCAAGCCGGGGGTGCTGCCGGTGCGGCAGCTCGCGCTTCGTCCTCCCTCGGCGTGGGACGAGGCGATGGTCTCCGCCCTGGAGGCGCAGGTGGCCCGGGCGGCGCGGCCCGCTCGCGGCGCGGTGCCTCCCGGCGCGGAGGCGGTGCTGTTCGCGGACCCCTCCGAGCTGCTGGCCTGTCTCGCCAGTGACGTCAGCCGGGGCAGTGCGCTCGCCCACTGGTGGTGGCGGGGATTGTTCCCCAGCGTGGACCTGGCGCGGACGGTGGTGGCCGAGTGGCTGCGCCAGCCCGAGTACGTCCCCGCCGCGCTGGAGGCCTCGGTGCGCCGCGGTGAGGCACGGCCCGTGCTGGCGCTGTTCACGGAAGCTGAAGCGGGGACCGTGCTGGCGCAGGTGGCCCGGGTGCATGGGCTGACGACGCTGGCGCCGGTGGGACGGGCGGACGGTGAGGGGCCTGCGCGGGACGCGGCGCGGGAGGTCGCGGGGGGAGATGGCCACGGGGCGGTGGTGGGGGGCTCCGTGGCTATCGCGCCTCCGTGGGAGCCGTGGGTGCCGGAGGTCCGTACGCTGGGGCTCGGACAGGCGCGGCAGGCGCTGCTGGGCGTGGCGCTGATGCTGCGACGGGCGCCCGAGGAGACTCGTCGGAGCGAGTTCGCTCCGGCGGTGGTGGCGTGGCGCGGTGGGAAGCATGAGGTTCTGGAGGGGGTGGAGGTTCGGCCGGCGCCGGTGGCTCCGACGGCTGCCATGGAGGTTCGTGCTGAGCGTGTCGACTCGGGGGACGGTGGCTCGGGTTCGCGCGGAGTGACGGAGGCGACTTCGGAGCAAGTGGCTTCTAGGGCGGAACAGACGGCTCCGGTTGGAGTGGACTCGGGTGCGGTCCACGCCCCGCGGGAGATGGCTGGGACTCTGGAGACTCCGGTCGTGGCGGTGGAGTCCTCCCCTGCTCCCGGAATGATGGGCGGGCTGCCTCCGGTGAGCGACGGAAGGATGGAGGCCGAGCGGGTGATGGAGCCGGTGGGAGCGGTGGAGGCACCCGCGCCTCCCGCACCTCCGGAGCTGCCGTCGACGCCGCCCCGGGTCTTCGAGCCTCCTCCCGGACGTGCGTGGGGGCTGCCCATCTCCACCGGACTGGGGGGCCTGTTCTACCTCGTCAACCTGGCGCTGTTCCTGGAGATGTACGGGGACTTCTCGCGGCCCGCGCACCCTCACCTGCCGCTGTCGCTGTGGGACTTCGTCACGCTGGTGGGACGGCGGCTGCTCGTGGACCCGCGCACTGGCGACCCCGTGTGGAAGGTGCTGGCCCTGCTGTCCGGACGGAAGGCCGGTGACGCGCCCGGTGCCGGCTTCGAGCCTCCGGAGGCCTGGCGGATTCCCTCGGAGTGGCTTCTCGCGTTCCGCGCTCCCGAGGAGTCGTTGTGGACGTGGGAGGCCCGGGACGAACGGGTTCGCGTGCTGCACCCGGCGGGCTTCCTGGTGCTGGATGTTCCGTGCGCGGGAGGCGACGACGCGGGGGCGCAGGTGCTTCGCGAGACGGAGGCGTTCTCTCGCGAATGTGCGTTCACACTCGTTGATGGAGCAGTGCCGGCCCCGGCCGAAGTGGAGGCCTCGGCGCTGGAGCGGTGGCTGGCGTGGCTGGTGCCCTACTGCCGCTCGCGACTGGTCCGCGCACTGGGCCTGGCTCCGGACGATGCGCCCGCGCTGGAGGCGGCGGTGTTGACCCACGATGCGCGGCTCCATGTCACGGAGACGCACGTGGACGTGGTGCTCGCGCTCTCGCAGCTCCCCCTCGCCGTGCGCGTCGCCGGGCTGGACCGCGACATCGGGTGGCTCCCCTCCGCCGGGCGCCACCTCACCTTCCACTTCGAGTGAGCCCGAGACGCGCCATGTCCGACACCCCGAACGCCGCTGCTCCTCACTCCGCTCCTGGCGCCTCGCGTGGCGCGGAGTCTGGTTCCTCTGCTGGTACCTCGCGTGGCGCTGAGTCTGGTTCTTCTGCTGGCGCCTCGCGTGGCACTGAGTCTGGTGATGTTTCTGGCGCCGCGCGTGGTTCCTCCGCTGGCTCCGCGCGTGGCGACTCCTCTGGGGCCGACTCGACTTCGGAGCCCCTGGAGCACTTCAAGCTGTACTTCTTCGCCGCCGCCACGCGGGTGCTGGCGCATGGCGCGAGGACCTTCGGCGGTGAGGGCGCGCTGCTGACGCGCTTCCCCTTCCTGGAGGGGTACCGCACGGAGCTCACGGAGCTGGGTATCGCCGCGCTCGAAGGCGAGAACGGCCCTGGCTCGTGGCCCGAGGCCCTGGCCGCCTGGGAAGCCGACGTGTCCTGCCACCTGCCCCTGCGCGCGCTGCGACAGGCCGCCGGGCTGGACCATGAGGCCCTCACGCTGCTGGTCGCGGTGGGCATGGTCGAAGAGGACGCCCGCTTCGGCGCGCTCTTCTCCGCCCTGCAAGGCACGCCCACCCTGCACCGCCCCACCCTGGGCCTGCTCAACGCGAGCTGGCGCGGCGAGGAGGACCGGGGCGAGGTGCGCGCGCGCCTGCGCCGGCTGATGGACCTGGGCCTCGTCGAAGTATCCGACCGCGAGGCTCCTCGCGCCGAGTGGGCACTGCATGTCCCCGGTCCCATCTGGGATGCACTCCACGGTGAGGCCCCGGAGCGTCCCGCCCCGTGGATGAAGCACCATGCCCACGAGACGCTGACGCGCGACGAGCCGCTCATCGTCCCCGACGCGCTGGGGGGAGCACTCACCCGGCTGCCGGTGCTGCTGGCCTCGGGCGAGATCCGCGCACTGGTGGTCCGCGGCCCCCGTCACAACGGACGGCGCACACTGCTGCGCTCGGTGGCCCGCGCGCTGGGCCGGGGGGTGCTGGAAGTCGAGGGGCCGCAGAAGGGGGACGACGCGCGGTGGCGCATGGTGGGGCCGCTGGCCACGCTGCTCCATGCGCTTCCCGTGGCGGTGCTGGAGCCGGCTCCCGGCGAGGCCGCGGAGGTGCCGGAGTTGACCGGACTGGACGGTCCACTGGGCGTGGTGCTCGGCCGGCTGGGCGGCGTCTCCGGCGAGGGCGTGGACCGCGCCCTCACCCTGGCGGTGGACATGCCCGGCCCCGAGGAACGCGCCCTGCACTGGAAGCGGGGGCTGGCGGGCCGGCCCTGCGCCTGCGTGGAGGAGCTCAGCGCCGCCTTCCGCCTCACCCGGGGCCATGTCCGCCGCGCGGCGCGGCTGGCGCAAGCTCACGCGGCGCTCGCCGGGCGCGCGGCGGTGGAGCCCAACGACGTGCGCGAGGCGGCGCGAGCCCTCAACCGGCAGGCCCTGGACACCCTGGCCGTGCGCCTCACCACTCCGGGCGACTGGGGCCAGCTCTCCGTGTCCACCGAGACGATGCGTGACTTGCGCCTCCTGGAGACGCGCTGCCGCAACCGCGAGCGCATGGGCGAGGCCGTGGGTGGCTCGCTGGCCCAGCAGCTCACGCCGGGCGTGCGCGCCCTCTTCCAGGGCCCCAGCGGCACCGGGAAGACGCTGGCCGCGCGCCTCGTCGCCGCGGCCCTGGGCCTGGACGTGTACCGGGTGGAGCTGTCCTCGGTGGTGAACAAGTACATCGGCGAGACGGAGAAGAACCTCGCCCGCATCTTCTCGCTCGCCGAGGAGCTGGACGTGGTGCTGCTCTTCGACGAGGGCGACTCGCTGTTCGCCCGGCGCACCGGCGTGGGCTCGTCCACGGACCGGTACGCGAACCTCGAGACGAACTACCTCCTCCAGCGCATCGAGTCCTACGAGGGCATCCTCCTCGTCACCACCAACGCGGCGGACGCCATCGACACCGCCTTCCAGCGACGCATGGACGTGGTGGTGGACTTCCGCGCGCCGGACCCGTCCGAGCGCTGGACGCTGTGGCAGCTCCACCTGCCCGCCGCGCACGCCGTGGACGCGGGCATGCTGCGCGAGGTGTCCGCCCGCTGCCAGCTCAGCGGCGGGCAGATTCGCAACGCCGTGCTGCACGCGTCGCTGCTGGCGCTGGAGGACGGCGGGCCGCTCGGCTCGGCACACCTGGAGGCCGGCGTGGTGCGCGAGTACCGCAAGGCCGGCGATGTCTGTCCCCTGCGCCGCACCGGCGCCACCTCCCTGCGGGGCTGAGAGCCACCACCCATGCCTCCCGCCCGCGCCGCAGCACGAGGTCCCTCCCGCGCCCCCGCGCGCGGTGGGGCCCCCGCGCGTGCACGGGCGGGCGCCACGTCCGCGCCGGCACCGGGCGGCGCCGCGGTGAAGGTGGGCGGCGACGCGGAGAAGGACCCGCGCTTCCGCAAGGTCATCGAGCAGTTGGAGAAAGGAGCGAAGAAGACCCAGCAGCACCCGCCCGCCTCGCAGAAGGCCTCCGAGGCCCAGTCCGCCGCCGTGTCCCCGCCCACCGAGCGGACCGCCGGCGCCAAGGCCAATCAGGTCGACGCCATGAAGGCGGCGGACGCTCCCAAGGCAGACCCCAACGGTTTCCTCACGCTGCTGCGCGCGGAAATCGAAAAGGTGATGCCCAAGAACCTGGACGATGCCGACAAGTTCATGGAGGGCGGCGAGACGGGCCAGGTGAAGGACGCCGTCTCCGGAGGCGTGAAGGAGCAGAAGGACACGGCGGCGGGCCCCACCGAGCAGGCCACCTCCGCGCCGCCGGACCCCAGTGCCGTGCCGGCTCGGCAGGCCGAGGCCATGCCCGAGGAGCCGGCCGCGCCGCCTCCGCCCGTCAACGGCGCCGCCGCCATGCCCGCGCCGAAGCCCAAGGCGGAGGTGCAGGCGCTGGGCAAGCCCAAGGAGGACGCCGACCAGCAGATGAAGGACGCGGAGCTGACGCCGGAGCGGCTCAAGAAGGCGAATGACCCGCGCTTCTCCTCCGTGGTGTCGCAGAAGGGCACCGTGGAGAAGCTCGCCGCGGCGGCGCCCGGGAAGTACGTGTCCAGCGAGTCCGCCACGCTGGGGCAGGCCAAGGGCAAGGCGTCCGGCGACGCGAAGGCCGGCGTGGCGCAGATGGGCGGCGTGAAGCTGTCCGGCAACAGCAAGGTCAAGGCGCGGCAGTTCCTGGCCAAGCAGAAGGACGAGGCGCGGCGCAAGGCCGTCAGCGACCACATCGAGTCGCTGTACCAGAAGACGAAGCAGAAGGTGGACACGAAGCTGTCCACGCTCGAAGCCGACGTCATGCGCCTGTTCGACGTGGGCGCGGAAGCGGCCCTGGCGGACATGAAGTCGTACGCCAACCGTGAGATCGACAAGTTCAAGGACGACCGCTACAGCGGCATCACCGGAGGCGCGCGCTGGCTGGCTGACCTGTTCCGCCCCGTGCCCGAGGGCATCAAGGTCATCCTCGGCCAGGCGCGCACGCGCTTCGCATCGAAGATGGACGCGCTGGCGGTGCGCATCTCCGCCATGGTGGATGGCCGGCTCGCCGACGCGAAGGCGGAGGTCGACAAGGGCCAGGCCGCCATCAAGACGTACGTGGACAGCCTGCCGAGGGACTTGCAGGCCGTGGGGCGCGAAGCGCAGCAGGCGATGACCGAGCGCTTCGACGAGCTGCGCAGCGGCATCGACTCGAAGAAGAACGACCTCGCCCAGAAGCTGGCGCAGAAATACAAGGAGGCGCACGACAAGGCGGACTCGGCGCTCAAGAAGCTGGAGGAGGAGAACGCCGGCGCGCTGAAGAAGCTGGCGGACGCCATCGGCGAGGTCATCAAGATCCTCACCGAGTTCAAGGACAAGCTGATGGCCGTGCTCCGCAAGGGGCTGGAGACCATCAAGCTCATCCTCGCGGACCCCATCGGCTTCCTGGGCAACCTGCTCGCCGCCATCAAGCTGGGGTTCAACCAGTTCGTCGGCAACATCTGGACGCACCTCAAGAAGGGATTCATGGAGTGGCTGTTCGGCTCGCTGGCCAGCGCCGGCATCCAGGTGCCGAGCGACCTGAACGTGTGGTCCATCCTCAAGCTCGTCCTCGACGTGCTCGGGCTGACCTACGCGTGGATGCGCAGCGAGGCCGTGAAGCTGATGGGCGAGCGCAACGTGGCGCTCCTCGAGAAGCTGGTCGAGTACATCACCATCACCATCAAGGGCGGCCCGCAGGCGCTGTGGGACAAGCTGAAGGAGGACCTGTCCAACCTCAAGGCAATGGTCATCGACGCCATCCAGAACTGGCTCATCGAGACCATCGTCAAGCAGGCCGTCACCAAGATTCTCTCGATGTTCAATCCGGCCGGCGCCATCGTCCAGGCCGTCATTGCCATCTACAACGTGGTGATGTGGGTCATCGAGAATGCCTCGCGCATCCTCGCGCTCATCGAGGCGATGGTGAACTCGGTGCATGCGATTGCGACGGGAGCGATTGGCGGCGCGGCTGCGTGGATTGAAAAGGCGCTGGCGAGCCTCATCCCCATCGTCATCGGCTTCCTCGCGCGGCTCATCGGCCTGGGCGGCATCTCCGCGAAGATCAAGGAGTTCATCACCAAGGTGCAGACGAAGGTCCGCGCCGCCGTACTCAAGTGGCTGAAGAAGGCCTGGGAGTACGTGAAGAAGCTGTTCGGGCGAGGGGGTGGCAAGGACAAGAAGGGCGCCGAGAAGCCCAAAGTGGACATCGGCTTCGCCATGGCCGGTACGGGCCACCAGCTGACGTTCGAGCCTCGCGGCGGAAGCGTCGTGGTGCTGATGGCGTCCGAGAAGCTGCCGCTGTCGGACAAGTTCAAGGTCGCCCACTCCGCCATCGACAACTTCAAGTACTACATGTCCTCTGTGACGGTCCCGGAGGTGAAGACCGAATGGCAGACCAAGATGCTGCCGGACCTCGAGAAGCTTCAGTCCTCGCTCGTCGGACGCTTCAAGGACATCTACGAGAAGCGCTTCAAGGACGAGAGCATCTCGGACGCACAGGCCAAGGCCCAGGTGGAGGCGCTCAAGAAGGAGGCAGAAAAGTTCCTGGCGCAGCTCGTGGAGTGGGGCTCCAAGACGGGCATCGCGGACCTCAGCAAGGCCTCCGTGGAACAGACGCTCCGCTCCAAGGGCGAGGCGCTCTGGAAAGCCGCCTGGGCGCAGACGAAGGCGGCCGTCGATGCGACCGTCGCAGGCCACGCGTTCCGGAGCGTACCCGTCAAATACAGGGGCAGTACCGCCACGGCATGGCGCGGCCCCCACAAAGCGCAGACGCACTTCGATGTGGCGGACTTCGACGTGGACCTCTACGTGATCCACCCCGTTGCATTCGAGGAGGCGCGGCGCAAGGGCGCGCCCGTGCTCAACGGCAAGATCTTCGCACCCAGCTCACGACTGGCAGACCTCGTCAGCGCCCAGGCCGCCGTCGTGGGTGACCTGGTTACCCGCTTCCCACATGTGAGGAAGGTCCGGACGTCCTCGCTCGTCTTGCGGAAGGATGCGCCGTGAGAAACCACCGTCTTTCGTTTCATGGAAGCTGAGGAACACATGAAGCGCACCGTCCTCGAGTTCTCGATACGTGCTGACGCCGCGGAGCCCGCCTCCGCCGTCATCCCCCGAATTGAGAAGGCACTCGGCTGCAGCCTCCAGTCCGAATGGATTCAGGGGGAGTACGTCCGGCAGGGGTACCTGCTGGGCATGAAGATCTTCTTTAGCGAGTGGAGGGGGATTGGCGGGGCGCCGACCTTCCAGCTCCATGGTTTCGCCGAGAACTTCACCCCGGAGACGGCCGACTTCGTCGACATCAGTCTGGCCGTCATCGGACTGCTCGCGGAGCACGAGGCGGGCACCTGGCGCGTCCCTTCGAACAAGGAGATCGACGCGGAAATCGCGAACGCCTCGGGCACCGGGGCAGAGGAGCCAAGCGGCGAATGAGCTCCCGTCGAAACATCTTCGCCTGCCTCGTCCATGAGAGCCCGGAGTGCGTCATCGACCTGGTGCGCAACCTCCACCACCTGGACCCGGACTCGCGCATCCTGCTCTACAACGGAGGCCGCGACGCGGGCCTGCTCCAGGGCTTTCCCTTCGAGCGCTACAACGCCGTCGTCCACCCCACCCCACGGCCGATGAAGTGGGGGTGGCTGCACGACTTCGCGCTCGACTGCTTCCGCTTCGCGCTGGAGCACGAGCCGTTCGACGCGATGACCATCGTCGACTCGGACCAGCTCGGGCTTCGGCCCGGGTACTCCGGGTTCCTGGGTGACTTCCTGAAGACGAACCCTGGCGCGGGGCTGCTGGGGAATGTGCAGACACCCCAGGGCCCGGGCAACCGCGCCGCCCCGGCCGTGAATGCCCGGCGCGAGCTGGACCTGTGGCGGCCCTTCCTGCGCAAGTTCCCCCAGGGCGAGGCCCAGTTCGTCCACTGGACGTTCTGGCCCTCCACCGTGTTCAGCGCGGACGCGGCGCGTGACCTGGTGAAGCTGTGGGACGGAGACCCGCAGCTGAATGACATCCTCCGACGCTCTCGCATCTGGGCCACCGAGGAGGTGCTCTTCCCCACCCTTGTCGCGCTGCTGGGCCACCGCGTCCTCACCAGCCCCTGCAACTACGACCTCGTCCGCTACCGCGTCCGGTACAGCCTCCGGCAGCTCGACGCGGCCATGGCCAACCCGGCCGCCTTCTGGGCCCACCCCATCCCCCGCCGTCCCGACGACCCGCTGCGCACCTATGTGCGCTCGCGGTACTCCGGGTACGAGGGGGCCGCGCGGGAAGCGCGGAACGTGGCTCCGGAGACGCGCGCCGTGGAGGTAGGGGACGTGGCACCAGAGGCGCATGCCGTGGAGGGACGGAACGGCACGCCGGTGCAGGAGGAGACCGCGGGTGCGGAGACGAACCGGCCCCGGCTGCTGCTGACGTGGCCCATCCTCGCGGAGATGCGCAAGGTGGAGGGCTGGCTCTCCGACGAGGAGGCGGACCTGCTCATCGCCGCGTCCTCCCACGCCCTGGCGTCGCTGCCCGCGCCCCATGCCGTCGTGGAGGTGGGCAGCTTCTGCGGGAAGGCCACCGTCATCCTGGGCCGCGTCGCCGAGTCGCTCGGCTCGACCGCGCCCGTGCATGCCATCGACCCCGGGGACGGCGTGGTCGGCTCGCGGGATGGCGGCCTGCGCCACCTGGGGCCGACGCGCGAGAAGCTCCAGCAGACGCTGCAGCAGGCCGGGCTCGCCTCGCGCGTCCGCGTCCACTTCGAATCCGCGCCCGCCGTGCCGTGGAGCGAGCCCATCGGCTTCCTCCTCGTGGACGGGCTGCATGACTACGCCAGCGTCGCCGCCGACTTCCACCACCTGGAGCCGTGGCTCGCCACCGGCGGGCTCGCCGCCTTCCATGACTGCGCGGACTACTTCCCCGGCGTGAAGCGCTTCGTGCAGGACCTGCTGCGCGGCGGCAGGTTCCGCCGCGTCCACACGGCGGGCACCCTCGTCGTCATGGAGAAGGTGGCGGCGGCGGAGCGCGCGGAGGCGATCACCGCGCCCGGGCGCATGAAGGACGGCGGGGCCACGGTGGAGGCGATGGCGGCACGGCCCACCGAGGCGCCGCCAAGCGAGAGCATGGTTGGCATTGCCGAGGCTGCTGCTCTGCCCGTCGAAGCGCCGCTGACGGGGACGGCGCGCACGCGGGTGTCCTGCATCATGCCCACGTACAACCGGCGCCGGTTCGTCCCGCTCGCCGTG includes:
- a CDS encoding ATP-binding protein, which gives rise to MLAHGARTFGGEGALLTRFPFLEGYRTELTELGIAALEGENGPGSWPEALAAWEADVSCHLPLRALRQAAGLDHEALTLLVAVGMVEEDARFGALFSALQGTPTLHRPTLGLLNASWRGEEDRGEVRARLRRLMDLGLVEVSDREAPRAEWALHVPGPIWDALHGEAPERPAPWMKHHAHETLTRDEPLIVPDALGGALTRLPVLLASGEIRALVVRGPRHNGRRTLLRSVARALGRGVLEVEGPQKGDDARWRMVGPLATLLHALPVAVLEPAPGEAAEVPELTGLDGPLGVVLGRLGGVSGEGVDRALTLAVDMPGPEERALHWKRGLAGRPCACVEELSAAFRLTRGHVRRAARLAQAHAALAGRAAVEPNDVREAARALNRQALDTLAVRLTTPGDWGQLSVSTETMRDLRLLETRCRNRERMGEAVGGSLAQQLTPGVRALFQGPSGTGKTLAARLVAAALGLDVYRVELSSVVNKYIGETEKNLARIFSLAEELDVVLLFDEGDSLFARRTGVGSSTDRYANLETNYLLQRIESYEGILLVTTNAADAIDTAFQRRMDVVVDFRAPDPSERWTLWQLHLPAAHAVDAGMLREVSARCQLSGGQIRNAVLHASLLALEDGGPLGSAHLEAGVVREYRKAGDVCPLRRTGATSLRG
- a CDS encoding glycosyltransferase codes for the protein MSSRRNIFACLVHESPECVIDLVRNLHHLDPDSRILLYNGGRDAGLLQGFPFERYNAVVHPTPRPMKWGWLHDFALDCFRFALEHEPFDAMTIVDSDQLGLRPGYSGFLGDFLKTNPGAGLLGNVQTPQGPGNRAAPAVNARRELDLWRPFLRKFPQGEAQFVHWTFWPSTVFSADAARDLVKLWDGDPQLNDILRRSRIWATEEVLFPTLVALLGHRVLTSPCNYDLVRYRVRYSLRQLDAAMANPAAFWAHPIPRRPDDPLRTYVRSRYSGYEGAAREARNVAPETRAVEVGDVAPEAHAVEGRNGTPVQEETAGAETNRPRLLLTWPILAEMRKVEGWLSDEEADLLIAASSHALASLPAPHAVVEVGSFCGKATVILGRVAESLGSTAPVHAIDPGDGVVGSRDGGLRHLGPTREKLQQTLQQAGLASRVRVHFESAPAVPWSEPIGFLLVDGLHDYASVAADFHHLEPWLATGGLAAFHDCADYFPGVKRFVQDLLRGGRFRRVHTAGTLVVMEKVAAAERAEAITAPGRMKDGGATVEAMAARPTEAPPSESMVGIAEAAALPVEAPLTGTARTRVSCIMPTYNRRRFVPLAVRWFLAQDWPDRELIVVDDGNEPCGDLLPEDPRIRYVRLERRHSLGAKRNLACQAASGSVIVHWDDDDWSAPTRLTYQVSSLLKAGAAVCGLTRVYYHQPTTGRSWQYVYPAGQRPWVSGNTLCYTRDFWRRNPFPDINVGEDARFLWNDPSRKLLALEDASFFVACVHDANVDPKRVHHRFWHPHSTDAVRALMGDAFDALRHATLSTEQHPLAAGAP
- a CDS encoding phage tail protein; its protein translation is MPPARAAARGPSRAPARGGAPARARAGATSAPAPGGAAVKVGGDAEKDPRFRKVIEQLEKGAKKTQQHPPASQKASEAQSAAVSPPTERTAGAKANQVDAMKAADAPKADPNGFLTLLRAEIEKVMPKNLDDADKFMEGGETGQVKDAVSGGVKEQKDTAAGPTEQATSAPPDPSAVPARQAEAMPEEPAAPPPPVNGAAAMPAPKPKAEVQALGKPKEDADQQMKDAELTPERLKKANDPRFSSVVSQKGTVEKLAAAAPGKYVSSESATLGQAKGKASGDAKAGVAQMGGVKLSGNSKVKARQFLAKQKDEARRKAVSDHIESLYQKTKQKVDTKLSTLEADVMRLFDVGAEAALADMKSYANREIDKFKDDRYSGITGGARWLADLFRPVPEGIKVILGQARTRFASKMDALAVRISAMVDGRLADAKAEVDKGQAAIKTYVDSLPRDLQAVGREAQQAMTERFDELRSGIDSKKNDLAQKLAQKYKEAHDKADSALKKLEEENAGALKKLADAIGEVIKILTEFKDKLMAVLRKGLETIKLILADPIGFLGNLLAAIKLGFNQFVGNIWTHLKKGFMEWLFGSLASAGIQVPSDLNVWSILKLVLDVLGLTYAWMRSEAVKLMGERNVALLEKLVEYITITIKGGPQALWDKLKEDLSNLKAMVIDAIQNWLIETIVKQAVTKILSMFNPAGAIVQAVIAIYNVVMWVIENASRILALIEAMVNSVHAIATGAIGGAAAWIEKALASLIPIVIGFLARLIGLGGISAKIKEFITKVQTKVRAAVLKWLKKAWEYVKKLFGRGGGKDKKGAEKPKVDIGFAMAGTGHQLTFEPRGGSVVVLMASEKLPLSDKFKVAHSAIDNFKYYMSSVTVPEVKTEWQTKMLPDLEKLQSSLVGRFKDIYEKRFKDESISDAQAKAQVEALKKEAEKFLAQLVEWGSKTGIADLSKASVEQTLRSKGEALWKAAWAQTKAAVDATVAGHAFRSVPVKYRGSTATAWRGPHKAQTHFDVADFDVDLYVIHPVAFEEARRKGAPVLNGKIFAPSSRLADLVSAQAAVVGDLVTRFPHVRKVRTSSLVLRKDAP